The genomic interval CCCCCTCCATGGCGCTCTTGGAGGTAAGGATTTTCTCGACCAGGTGCTTCGGGGTGTAGGTGACGGGGGCGGCGTCGCGGAAGGCAGCCGAGGGACCGGGCGAGGATGGAGCGGCTGTTTCTTCCTCGGCGGCGGGAGCCGGCGCAGGGGGGGGCGCGGCCGCGGCCGGCTGAGCGGGGGCGCCGAGCGTGGCGCCGCACTCGCCGCAGAACTTCTGCGTGGGGGGATTCTCCGCCTGACAGGATGGACATTGCACCGTGGGCTCGCTAGGCGTCGCCGGGCTCACCTCCTCACGGCGTCTCTCGCCTTATATCGCGGCATGAAGTTTACCATTGATTTCGCGTGGCGTGAGAGGCCTCAAAACGAAAGCGCCCGGCGACTCCCCCGGGCGCTCGTTTTCCCCGCGGCCGCTCTGTGACAAG from Candidatus Methylomirabilota bacterium carries:
- a CDS encoding zinc-ribbon domain-containing protein — translated: MQCPSCQAENPPTQKFCGECGATLGAPAQPAAAAPPPAPAPAAEEETAAPSSPGPSAAFRDAAPVTYTPKHLVEKILTSKSAMEG